From one Oligoflexus sp. genomic stretch:
- a CDS encoding fumarylacetoacetate hydrolase family protein produces the protein MSHSYQVEPARADWPQLSGNIYCIGRNYADHAKELGNEIPAEPVVFLKAPSSLRRLAEGPIAFADETYHHELELVLLVGRHLKSQSDVGPDAVAAVTLGLDLTRRGVQDQLKKKSLPWTIAKSFAGSGMLAPFVSAQGVDLTRIDLQLEVNGEVKQAGHTKDMMFPCYTILHYLVTLQNLYPGDLIFTGTPSGVGPLKRGDQLRVFSDALKLNANGRL, from the coding sequence ATGTCTCATTCATACCAGGTGGAGCCTGCGCGCGCCGACTGGCCACAGCTCAGTGGAAATATTTACTGCATCGGCCGTAATTATGCCGACCACGCCAAGGAACTTGGCAACGAAATTCCTGCAGAACCTGTCGTCTTTTTGAAAGCGCCTTCGTCCCTGCGTCGACTGGCGGAAGGACCGATCGCCTTTGCCGATGAAACCTATCATCATGAACTGGAACTCGTACTGCTGGTGGGACGTCATCTGAAGAGCCAGTCCGATGTCGGCCCGGATGCCGTCGCGGCTGTGACCCTGGGACTCGACCTGACCCGCCGGGGTGTGCAGGATCAATTGAAAAAGAAAAGCCTGCCCTGGACGATCGCGAAGAGCTTCGCCGGTTCCGGCATGCTCGCGCCCTTCGTCAGCGCCCAAGGCGTGGATTTAACCAGGATTGATCTGCAGCTGGAAGTGAACGGTGAAGTGAAGCAGGCAGGACACACCAAGGACATGATGTTCCCCTGCTATACGATCCTGCATTATCTCGTGACGCTGCAGAACCTGTATCCAGGGGATCTTATCTTCACCGGAACGCCCTCGGGCGTGGGACCTTTGAAACGCGGTGATCAGCTTCGAGTTTTCAGTGACGCTTTGAAACTGAATGCGAACGGCCGACTTTAA
- the serA gene encoding phosphoglycerate dehydrogenase: MRTKVLITGQLHNVALEGFNQIAGLEIVYKPDVVFEELVPDLANTHVLVSRSETNVDRRLIDASPQLKVIARAAVGVGNIDLEYATERGILVLNTPGKNTNSAAELTLGLMLAMLRKIPEAQNKVKAGGWDRHRFSGFELKGKKVGIVGLGNVGHRVARFCRGFDCEVYAYDPYISPNVFSNHGATPVSSLLEIAEICDILTLHVPKNKETTNMIDRAVLQALGPQGYFVNAARGGVVDEKDLLWALETHVIAGAAIDTFEKEPGPWMDLVKHPNVYCTPHIGASTEEAQIAIGQTIVEQVRKALEGGVVDYHVNLPQVGVIDKPILKAYSTLAEKLGSIVGQVLDFNPKTVQLQYRGDIAELDNSIIRLSWMKGFATQVVDDYVSFVNVNKHIERLGIEISESTDPSFTSYNSALKIIVRGAQGQQITVGGVVFEERHIRLTLFNDFHFEVEPTGYLLLIENHDRPGVIGDVGHYLARGNVNISSFNLSRNKKGGRAMAIVSVDSQIPAPQLKQLKELPNVVSAKALFL; encoded by the coding sequence ATGCGTACAAAAGTCTTGATCACAGGTCAGCTGCATAACGTGGCCTTGGAAGGGTTCAATCAAATCGCGGGTCTTGAGATCGTCTACAAGCCCGATGTGGTCTTCGAGGAACTCGTTCCCGATCTGGCCAACACTCATGTTCTGGTGTCCCGTAGTGAAACCAACGTGGATCGCCGATTGATCGACGCATCCCCGCAACTGAAAGTGATCGCGCGCGCTGCCGTCGGCGTGGGCAACATCGATCTCGAATATGCCACCGAACGCGGAATTCTCGTCCTCAACACGCCCGGTAAGAATACCAACTCCGCGGCCGAGCTGACCCTCGGCCTCATGCTCGCCATGCTGCGGAAGATTCCCGAAGCGCAGAACAAGGTGAAAGCGGGCGGCTGGGACCGTCACCGCTTCAGCGGTTTCGAACTGAAAGGCAAGAAAGTCGGCATCGTCGGACTTGGCAATGTGGGCCACCGCGTGGCTCGATTCTGCCGTGGATTTGACTGTGAAGTGTACGCTTATGATCCCTATATTTCGCCCAACGTGTTCTCGAATCATGGCGCGACGCCGGTGAGCTCGCTCCTGGAAATCGCCGAGATCTGCGATATCCTCACGCTGCATGTGCCGAAGAATAAAGAAACGACCAACATGATCGATCGCGCCGTGCTGCAGGCCCTGGGTCCCCAGGGTTATTTCGTGAACGCAGCGCGCGGCGGCGTGGTGGATGAGAAGGATCTTCTGTGGGCGCTCGAAACGCACGTGATCGCGGGCGCAGCGATCGACACCTTTGAAAAAGAACCCGGCCCCTGGATGGATCTTGTGAAACATCCGAACGTTTACTGCACACCGCATATCGGAGCCTCGACCGAGGAAGCGCAGATCGCGATCGGCCAGACCATAGTCGAGCAGGTGCGGAAAGCCTTGGAAGGCGGCGTCGTGGATTATCACGTGAACCTGCCTCAGGTCGGCGTGATCGATAAGCCCATCCTGAAAGCCTACTCCACCCTTGCCGAAAAACTCGGCTCGATCGTCGGCCAGGTCCTGGACTTCAATCCCAAAACAGTGCAGCTCCAGTACCGCGGTGATATCGCGGAACTCGATAACTCCATCATCCGCCTCAGCTGGATGAAGGGTTTCGCCACCCAGGTCGTCGATGATTACGTGTCCTTCGTGAACGTGAACAAGCACATCGAACGCCTGGGCATCGAAATCAGCGAAAGCACGGATCCCAGCTTTACGAGCTATAATTCCGCTTTGAAAATCATCGTCCGCGGCGCTCAGGGCCAGCAGATCACGGTCGGCGGCGTGGTGTTTGAAGAGCGGCATATCCGCCTGACCCTCTTCAACGATTTCCACTTCGAAGTCGAGCCTACGGGCTATCTCCTTCTGATCGAAAACCATGACCGTCCCGGTGTCATCGGTGACGTCGGCCACTATCTGGCCCGTGGTAACGTCAACATCAGCTCCTTCAACCTGAGCCGGAATAAAAAAGGTGGACGGGCGATGGCGATCGTCAGTGTCGATAGTCAGATCCCTGCGCCGCAACTGAAGCAGCTGAAAGAACTGCCCAACGTTGTCAGCGCCAAAGCCCTTTTCCTATGA
- a CDS encoding glycosyltransferase: protein MKRIRKVLILSGLRLFPNQAGGHLRSGNLAKALARLGLDVCIYSLAGRREDYGSGPSLLQEDIEPGLVEEINLSLPLGLAQTLARRLGLPRLWQYPILAAGLIPASLRERLHWADCIICDLPFVPPIPGPWRRKPWVLLSHNLEYRLLEQGGFRDRHLFAPIVQQWEQTASKRYDGILACSVEDYIFFQAHNREVKPIQLVPNGIDAALYAPDAAKRIEMREKLGFQAKDRVVLFSGSRYAPNMEAVAELQSFVQKNQEALKSASIHFLILGSVAPAGRSPHMLATGFVDSVLPYFQAADFAINPVARGSGSNVKIFEYLAARLPILSTEFGVRGSELQAERDYLPFTWNSLMTRLSRLDTERSPEAWRIFGEEVWLRHAAVSDMTEILRQQWEALERGLPQQSLRLVSQMPQSLRSRS, encoded by the coding sequence TTGAAGCGTATTCGGAAAGTCTTGATCCTCAGTGGTTTGCGTCTGTTTCCCAATCAGGCCGGTGGCCATCTGCGCAGTGGAAACCTTGCGAAAGCCTTGGCACGACTTGGCCTTGATGTCTGCATCTATAGCCTTGCCGGTCGCCGTGAGGACTACGGATCCGGCCCCAGTCTTCTGCAGGAAGACATTGAGCCCGGCCTGGTCGAGGAGATCAATCTTTCCCTGCCGCTCGGTCTGGCTCAAACTCTGGCCCGCCGCCTCGGTTTGCCCCGCTTATGGCAGTATCCCATTCTCGCTGCCGGCCTGATTCCTGCGAGTTTGCGCGAACGTTTGCACTGGGCGGACTGCATTATCTGCGATCTGCCTTTTGTGCCGCCGATTCCAGGGCCCTGGCGTCGAAAGCCCTGGGTGCTCCTGAGTCATAATCTTGAATACCGACTGCTCGAACAGGGTGGTTTCCGCGATCGGCATCTTTTTGCGCCGATCGTTCAGCAGTGGGAGCAGACTGCGTCCAAACGTTATGATGGTATCCTGGCCTGTTCGGTGGAGGACTATATTTTCTTCCAGGCGCATAATCGTGAGGTGAAACCCATTCAGCTCGTGCCGAATGGAATTGATGCCGCGCTTTATGCCCCGGATGCCGCAAAGCGGATCGAGATGCGGGAAAAGCTGGGTTTTCAGGCCAAGGACCGGGTCGTCCTTTTTAGCGGCAGCCGTTATGCGCCGAATATGGAAGCCGTCGCCGAGCTGCAGTCTTTCGTTCAGAAGAATCAGGAGGCCCTCAAGTCCGCCTCGATACACTTTCTGATCCTTGGCTCCGTGGCGCCTGCCGGACGTTCCCCGCATATGCTGGCCACCGGCTTCGTGGATTCCGTTCTGCCCTATTTTCAAGCGGCGGATTTTGCCATCAATCCGGTCGCGCGAGGATCGGGCAGCAATGTCAAAATCTTTGAATATCTGGCCGCGCGTCTGCCGATCCTTTCCACCGAATTCGGCGTGCGCGGATCCGAGCTCCAGGCCGAACGCGATTATCTGCCGTTTACCTGGAATAGCCTGATGACAAGGCTTTCCCGTCTGGATACGGAGCGCAGTCCCGAAGCCTGGCGCATTTTCGGTGAAGAGGTCTGGCTGCGGCATGCGGCGGTCAGCGATATGACCGAAATCCTTCGCCAGCAGTGGGAGGCTTTGGAGCGCGGCCTGCCTCAGCAGTCTCTGCGCCTTGTCTCCCAAATGCCCCAAAGCCTCCGCAGCCGGTCTTAA
- the greA gene encoding transcription elongation factor GreA, giving the protein MSKDELKNPLTREGWERIAEEHRQLLEVERPRIVENMATAAAEGDRSENAEYIYSRKRMREIDKRLRYLTGLLKDAEIVDPRNIRSSRIEFGATFVIEDEEGQTREWTIVGVGESDADKGTISWKSPLARAVWGKKVGQVVTVHRPMGDADYEIIDIHYAGRRVE; this is encoded by the coding sequence ATGAGCAAGGATGAGCTGAAAAATCCGCTCACCCGCGAAGGCTGGGAGCGGATCGCTGAAGAGCATCGCCAGCTGCTTGAGGTGGAACGGCCACGCATCGTCGAAAACATGGCGACCGCGGCTGCCGAAGGGGACCGTTCGGAAAACGCAGAGTATATCTATAGCCGCAAGCGGATGCGGGAAATCGATAAACGCCTGCGTTACCTCACCGGCCTTCTGAAGGATGCGGAGATTGTGGATCCACGCAATATCCGCAGCAGTCGCATCGAATTCGGGGCCACCTTCGTCATCGAGGACGAGGAGGGCCAGACCCGGGAATGGACCATCGTCGGGGTCGGAGAGTCCGATGCCGACAAGGGCACGATCTCCTGGAAGTCGCCCTTGGCCCGGGCTGTCTGGGGGAAGAAGGTCGGCCAAGTGGTCACTGTACACCGGCCGATGGGCGATGCCGATTACGAGATCATCGATATCCATTATGCCGGACGTCGGGTGGAGTAG